From the genome of Candidatus Zixiibacteriota bacterium:
GACTTCCGAAAGCGCAAAGACTATGTTTCTCCTGCTAAAATCTAACTCGTTATACGACATTAGGTGTCTCCTTTTGAATCAGCTTGTAAATCTTAAGGATACACCTCTTGTCGTTTTTACACACTTATAAAGATATTACCCTTTCTTTTGATTATCCAAGAATTCCCTTGACAGAAAGAGGGCAGAACCTTAACTTTCATTCAAGTTATAGGGTTAGTGTTTCTTTGATTTTGCAACTCAACCGGGAATCGACACCAGGATTTAGACTGGCTAATCCACTGTAGGTTGCTCTTTTTTCATCCGAGCAACTTATCAGAAGAGATTGTTATAGCAGGTCTTGATCGACGCGGTAGCCCCTCTGGGGTTTACTCGTTGGTGGTTTTTTCGACAGTTCTGTGGAGCGATGAGTGGCGGCAATGCACCGCGTTTCGGAAGGCAATAGGACTCAGTTGAAGAAGAAAAAATCGGACGGTTGTTCGTACTCGGCCCTGAGTGTCTGGGCGGAGGATTTCATCTTCGCCGGGACATCCGCGGCGTTGCTGCTGGTTGTCTGCCTGTTTCAAAACTACTGGTATCTATCATTTCTGGCGCTTCTGCCCTTCTTCTATCGGATATCGAAATCATCTCTCTGGGGCGCTCTGCGGGTAGGCATGCTATTCGGCATAACCTATTTCCTGAATGCCGAAATCAATACATTGATGATGCAGCCCGGGAGTGCGGTCTTTGATATTTTGGCCGGGATAGCGCTATGCTCCATTCTGGGAGGAGCGATTAACTGGACCGGAAGACGCTGGGGCGCCAATCCGCTGTTCATATCGCTGATCTGGATCGGCTTTCAATTCGCTGTCGGCAGACTTACCGGGGGGAATACTCTCTTCGGGAATATCGAAATTACTCTGCCATTTTTCAATACTCTATCCACTCTCTTCGGCTTTATTATTGTCTCCCTGATTATTGTCATGGCTAACACGCTGCTCCTCCTGGCAGTGGAGAAGGCGTTTGAGCTGGAGGGGAAAAGAAAGCATGCTATCTCCGGCGGTGAAAAGAGCTGGGGATTTCCTCAATACGGATATATTCTGACCGATAGTGCCTTACTCTTGCCTGAAGGCCGGGCTCCTCCGATTATCGTCTTGCTCTGATTTATTAAGAGCATTACCGAATCTGTTATTTTATAATATTTCAAACAACTTAGGAACGGAGGAATGAAATGACTCGCTTATTCAAACTATTATTGGTTTTGTCCGCCTTTGCGGTGGTTCTGGTTTCAACAGCCATGGCCGACACGAAGGATATAGACAAGATAGACTGGAATAGGTATATCACCATTAATCCAAATGACCCTGACGTAACGGCGCTGACAAACGCCACAATTTGGAAATCCCTCGGCACCTCGGATGTCACCATCAGTGAGACAATCGCTACTGGAACGAGCAAATGGTTGGGAATAGCAAATGAGTATTATCCAAACCGTACCAAAGAAATAAGAGTTCTGCTCACGGGCACCAACCTTGATCAACTGCAGTTGACTGATCAATATGGTGTGATTGGCGACTCCAAGAGTTCGGGGGTTTTGGTGTCTACCATTCAACACACCGCAACAACATTTGAAATGAAATTGCGGTTTAACCCGCAGCCGTCATGGGAAGTACTGAAGTTGACTTCCACAGGCAGCGTGACTATAACCAAATTCTATCTCGATTCGCAGTGCCCCGTACCTACACTCACTCAGTATGGTCTGGGCGTTTTGGTGCTGCTTTTGATTGCCACGGCGTTTGTGGTTTATCGGCGTCGCCACAGAGTGATTGCATAGTTTCCTCGTAAGGCAACTAAGAAGGGCGGCATTTCAATTGCCGCCTTTTGTTTTGGGCACCGCAAAACAGATTCCAAATACTCCTGAAATTTTTCTGCGCGGGTCGAGATTTTGCTTGACAGACAAGGGGCAATTGCTTAAATTATAATCAGATTTAGGGAAATTTACATCATTGATTTTCAATCCAACCGGGGACTGACTTCGCTTTTTGTGTTGTCTGGTCTGCGGTGGGTTACTTAGCCCTCACCTGAGCAACCGGCCGGAAGAGACAGTCACTATAGGTATCGGTCGGTGCGATCTCGCGATGAACGGGTTTCTCGCCGCTGATCCTGGCGACATTGTTGTGGAGTGGTCGAGAGGTAAGGATGCATCGCATTTTGGCGGGCAGTCATAGTCGATTGATTAAAATGCAAGGGATCGGTCATTCACGATTCGCACTGAGCGTGTGGGCGGAGGATTTTATCTTTGCCGGAACATCCGCGGCGCTGTTGTTGGTTGTCTGCCTTTTCAAGGATTACTGGTATCTGTCGTTTCTGGCGCTTCTTCCCTTCTTCTATCGGATATCGAAATCATCTTTCCGGAGCGCTCTGCGGGTAGGGATGCTTTTCGGCATGACCTATTTCCTGAATGCCGAAATCAATACATTGATGATGCAGCCCGCAAGGGCGGTCTTTGATATTCTGGCCGGGATAGCGCTATGCTCCATTCTGGGAGGGGCTATTAACTGGACAGGAAAGCGCTGGGGCGCCAATCCGCTATTCATATCGCTTATCTGGGTTGGCTTTCAATTCGCTGTCGGCAGACTTACCGGGGGGAATACTCTCTTTGGAAATATTGAAATTACACTGCCGTTTTTCAATACTCTTTCGACTCTGTTTGGTTTCATCATCGTTTCGCTGATTATTGTAATGGCCAACACCTTGCTTCTTCTGGTGGTGGAAAAGGCGTTTGAGCTGGAGGGGAAAAGAAAGCATATTATCTCCGGCGGTGAAAAGAGCTGGGGATTTTCTCAATACAGATATGTTCCGACGAATAGTGTCTCACTTTTGCCTGAAGGCCGGGCTCCTCCGCTATTCGTAATGCTCTGATTGATTAAGAGCATTACCGAATCTGACATTTTGTGATATTTCATAAAATTTAGGAACGGAGGAATGAAATGACTCGTCTTTTGAAAATAGTATTGGTCTTGTGCGCCTTTGCAGTGATTATGTCCTCAACAGCTTGGGCCGACACAAAGGAAATAGAAAGTATAGACTGGGATAGATATAAAGCCGATACATATCCGGGGAAGGATACACTGGGCGGTTCTCCCTGGGGAGATAGTCTGATAGTTGACGACTTCACGAGTGGTAAATTAAGGACACCGATTGAATTCAATGGCAGTCAAACTAAATGGCTCGGAGTAGATAATATCCCTGTGTCAACCAACATCAAATATCTGACAGTTTGGCTACGGGGTTCTCATCTTGATAAATTGAAGTTTGATTCCGCATATGGTGTGATCGACGGAGTAGAGAGGCCCGGAGGGAACCTGACTACTGTTGAACATCATCCAGAGGCTATCAATTGGACATTATATTTTCTGCCTCAGCCGGATTGGGAAGTAATCGGAGTTACTTCAACGGACCCTACAGACACTGTGGAAATAACGCATTTCTATGTTTCTAATCACTGCGTTGGAGCGCCTGTACCCAGTCTGACCAAGTACGGCCTCGGCGCATTGGTGCTGCTTCTAATTGCCGCGACGATTTTTGTTTATCGGCGTCGCCACAGAGTGATTGCATAGTTTCCCTGTAAGGCAACTAAGAAAGGCGGCATCAAAATGCCGCCTTTTGTTTTGCCCCAGGTGCAGAGTCAGTTATTGGTATTGACAAATCGGGGTAAGATTGGTATCTTTAAATGTTGAATAAATTACTTCATTTTGTTTTTTGCTTATATCTATTTCCGGAAGGAATAGCCGAAATATAGACTACTGCTAAGGGATTCTTAAAACCACTAACCTTTACCATGGGAGGAAAAATGAACCCCGCCCAGAAATCCCTTAGGTTTTCCAAAGCCCTTGCGGTCGCTTTTTTCCTGACCGCGGCTTTGATTTTGCCCGCCTTGGCCGTTTCACCGGCTTCACACTCTACGGCTGTAGCTCCCGATATAAGGGGCGATCTGAATCTCAACGGCATACCGTACGAAATTGGCGACGCCGATATCTATGCCGAGTATTTTGTAATCGGCCTGGCGGCGTTTACGATTAATCTTGAGGCCCAGATTGCCCAGTCGGATGTCAACCGGGACGAAATAACCCTCTCTTGCGCTGATTATCTTGAATTGCTGCGGATAATGAAAGACAGCGCTCTTCCGGCCAGCGTTCCGCCTGATGCCCCGGCCGGGATTATTGCCGGGGAAAAAGGAATTTATGACAACAGTTTGACCCTTTGGGGTTGGTTCGACCACAACAAGATATCGAGGATGAAACTCTATTTTTCGGTTACCGACCGATTTTGCGATTTCTGGCTTTTTCCGGCCTCGGGACAAATGCTCGAGGAGAGTCGCTATGTTATCTGCAATGTGATTGATGTGGATCTGAATGACCCACAATTTACTTTCCCGGCCAACAGTCTGACAAGATTCCTGCTGATGGGATGTTTTCATGACCCCATTTCTTTTTATATGGCGGTGGCTTATGATTCCACCGGTAAGATGTATAACCTGGTTCCCGGCCCGTTCGATCTCGGTGACGTGAATTTGAACGGCTTGCCTTACGAACTGGCTGATTTTATCATGATGCGCGATTTCATAATTTATGGCGACTCGGTCTTGATATTCTCCCCGCGCGAGCAGATAATGGCTTCCGAAATTGACAACGACAAAGTCCCGATGACCCTGAACGACCTGACTTATATGGCGCGGGTTATCGGTGGAGAGATGGTTCCCGGCGAAACTATTGACTCGCCCATTACCGGCCAGCTGGCCTTTTTATTGTCGGCGGGAAAGATTGATATCGGCGGGGGATTTGACAGTCCGGCAGGGGCGATGCAAATCAAGTATTATGCGCCCGGAATCGGCGCTTATTCGATTATGCCCGGCCCGGCAATTTCCTCCATGGAGATAAGCTATGACATTGTCCATGATACGCTCGATATTCTGATTTATAGTTCAGGTACCGGAAAGATATCGGGCCCGCCCGACAATATCATGCAGATAACATTCAGTGGCACTCCTCCCACTTTCGATACTGTTTATGCCGCCGGATACAAAGCGGAGAAGGTCCTCCTCAACCTCGATATTTGCGATAATCTGCCGGGCGACTGCGATGGGCGGAGGGGAATAAATATCAGAGATATAACCTATCTGATCAATTACCTGTATAAAGTGGGCCCGGCGCCGTTGCCGCAACCGGTCAT
Proteins encoded in this window:
- a CDS encoding dockerin type I domain-containing protein, translating into MNPAQKSLRFSKALAVAFFLTAALILPALAVSPASHSTAVAPDIRGDLNLNGIPYEIGDADIYAEYFVIGLAAFTINLEAQIAQSDVNRDEITLSCADYLELLRIMKDSALPASVPPDAPAGIIAGEKGIYDNSLTLWGWFDHNKISRMKLYFSVTDRFCDFWLFPASGQMLEESRYVICNVIDVDLNDPQFTFPANSLTRFLLMGCFHDPISFYMAVAYDSTGKMYNLVPGPFDLGDVNLNGLPYELADFIMMRDFIIYGDSVLIFSPREQIMASEIDNDKVPMTLNDLTYMARVIGGEMVPGETIDSPITGQLAFLLSAGKIDIGGGFDSPAGAMQIKYYAPGIGAYSIMPGPAISSMEISYDIVHDTLDILIYSSGTGKISGPPDNIMQITFSGTPPTFDTVYAAGYKAEKVLLNLDICDNLPGDCDGRRGINIRDITYLINYLYKVGPAPLPQPVMSGDANCNCTVNIQDITLLINYLYRRGDPPCSCAAWRLGC